The Fortiea contorta PCC 7126 genome has a segment encoding these proteins:
- the ftsY gene encoding signal recognition particle-docking protein FtsY, with product MVFNWFRRQHNDSSETPSDQKQGETPPSPEPQPEPSETAPETGADLLAFAKAAYQNIQQKQQSQVAETVPDLVEEQAPAAVETQSTEIEISPAEAATEQVLAADQLEENTQATETSELDAMADLTNTEAESGIDTVAETVEAPAAFTPEVTENEQTQQPPASLSFLERAAAEQQAKQERLIASAIEVPEPAQVAPATATTAPQPTEEVPGLDFDEGFLWSAEVLAAQGRRAEDVSMEEITWLKKLRQGLDKTRRNILNQLKAIVGQGPLNQAAVAEIEALLLQADVGVEATDKIISSLQQKLRQEVTAPEEAIAYLKQIIRDMLDSPVNKSHSTSFTPEKETLNIWLITGVNGAGKTTTIGKIAHLAQKSGYKCLIGAADTFRAAAVEQVKVWGTRSGVEVISNPGKNTDPAAVVFDAIAAAQARQTELLLVDTAGRLQNKKNLMDELSKIRRIIDKNAPSAKVESLLVLDSTLGQNGLRQAEAFSQAAQLSGVVLTKLDGTAKGGVALAVVQQLGLPIRFIGAGEGIEDLRPFSSYEFVEALLNG from the coding sequence ATGGTTTTTAATTGGTTCCGTCGTCAACACAACGATTCCTCCGAAACTCCCTCAGACCAAAAACAGGGAGAAACTCCTCCTTCACCAGAACCCCAACCAGAGCCTTCAGAAACAGCACCAGAAACAGGGGCAGATTTGTTAGCGTTTGCGAAAGCAGCTTATCAAAATATTCAGCAAAAACAGCAGTCTCAAGTTGCAGAAACTGTACCTGATTTAGTTGAGGAGCAAGCGCCAGCCGCCGTAGAAACACAGAGCACAGAAATTGAAATATCACCAGCAGAGGCTGCAACCGAGCAAGTTTTAGCAGCGGATCAACTGGAAGAAAATACGCAAGCCACAGAAACTTCAGAATTAGACGCTATGGCTGACCTCACAAACACTGAGGCAGAATCTGGTATAGATACGGTTGCGGAAACTGTAGAAGCGCCCGCCGCCTTTACCCCAGAAGTCACAGAAAATGAGCAAACGCAGCAGCCCCCAGCCAGCCTATCGTTTTTAGAGCGAGCAGCCGCAGAACAGCAAGCAAAACAGGAAAGATTGATCGCCAGTGCGATCGAAGTTCCAGAACCAGCACAAGTAGCGCCAGCAACTGCTACCACCGCACCGCAGCCCACAGAGGAAGTTCCAGGGCTAGACTTCGATGAAGGGTTTTTGTGGTCAGCCGAAGTCTTAGCCGCCCAAGGTCGGCGTGCAGAAGACGTATCGATGGAAGAAATTACATGGCTGAAAAAGCTCCGCCAAGGGTTAGATAAAACCCGTCGTAATATTCTTAACCAACTCAAAGCAATTGTTGGTCAAGGGCCGCTGAATCAAGCAGCTGTTGCAGAAATTGAAGCATTGCTCTTGCAAGCAGATGTTGGTGTCGAGGCTACAGACAAGATTATCAGTTCTCTGCAGCAAAAACTCCGCCAAGAAGTTACCGCGCCAGAAGAGGCGATCGCTTACCTCAAACAAATTATTCGGGATATGCTGGATAGTCCAGTGAATAAATCCCACTCAACCAGCTTTACTCCAGAAAAAGAAACCTTGAATATTTGGTTGATCACTGGGGTGAATGGCGCTGGGAAAACTACAACCATTGGTAAAATTGCTCACCTAGCTCAAAAATCAGGGTACAAATGCCTGATTGGTGCGGCAGACACTTTCCGCGCCGCTGCTGTCGAGCAAGTCAAGGTTTGGGGCACACGCAGTGGTGTAGAAGTAATCTCGAATCCTGGCAAAAATACTGACCCAGCAGCTGTGGTGTTTGATGCGATCGCTGCAGCCCAAGCCAGACAAACTGAATTATTACTAGTCGATACTGCTGGGCGACTGCAAAATAAGAAAAACTTAATGGATGAACTCAGTAAAATTCGCCGAATTATTGACAAAAACGCGCCGAGCGCTAAAGTAGAGTCACTGTTGGTTCTAGACTCTACTCTTGGTCAAAATGGATTGCGACAAGCCGAGGCTTTTTCCCAAGCAGCCCAACTGAGCGGTGTAGTCTTAACCAAGCTAGACGGTACAGCTAAAGGCGGCGTCGCCCTTGCTGTTGTCCAGCAGCTAGGTTTGCCAATTCGTTTTATTGGCGCTGGCGAAGGAATTGAAGACCTACGCCCGTTTTCCAGCTATGAGTTTGTCGAAGCACTGTTGAATGGTTAA
- a CDS encoding 2Fe-2S iron-sulfur cluster-binding protein, translated as MSKTYTVEIHHQGTIHNLQVSEDETILSVADHLGLELPSSCHAGVCTTCAGQIMTGTVDQTDGMGVSPELQKQGYVLLCVAKPRSDLKIVTEKEDSLYQLQFGKDN; from the coding sequence ATGTCCAAAACTTACACCGTTGAGATTCACCACCAAGGCACAATCCATAATCTGCAGGTTTCTGAAGATGAAACTATTTTATCGGTTGCTGATCATCTAGGTTTAGAGTTGCCTAGTTCTTGTCATGCAGGTGTTTGTACAACTTGCGCTGGTCAAATCATGACTGGTACTGTGGATCAAACTGATGGTATGGGTGTTAGTCCCGAATTACAAAAACAAGGTTATGTATTACTTTGTGTGGCTAAACCTCGTTCAGATTTGAAAATTGTTACGGAAAAAGAAGACTCACTTTATCAATTGCAATTTGGCAAGGATAATTAA
- a CDS encoding DUF3326 domain-containing protein: MNQHPYTAILIVPTGIGAAIGGYAGDALPVAKVIAEVCDRLITHPNVLNGASLYWNLPNAFYVEGYGLDKFAAGCWGLRPVHSNKIGLLLDQGIEPELRLRHLQAADAARATLGLTLTDYVITDAPLGVELRMSSTGASWGTIGNPDSLLRAAEVLIQQAGAEAIAVVARFPEDMDEQAVQNYRHGKGVDPLAGAEAVISHLIVRTFHIPCAHSPALAAAPPDPDLSPRSAAEELGYTFLPSVLVGLSRAPQFIIEKGLVASRLEDIWVDQVDAAIAPATACGSSALLSLNQTQCQIITVTENRTQIQVPAHSLGIKSINVNSYLEAVGLLVANKAGVNPSSLSCGLSSLQRIKDERRSFVF, from the coding sequence GTGAATCAACATCCTTATACTGCTATTCTCATTGTACCAACAGGCATTGGGGCAGCGATTGGCGGTTACGCTGGAGATGCTTTACCGGTCGCAAAAGTGATTGCTGAAGTTTGCGATCGCCTGATTACTCACCCCAATGTCCTCAATGGTGCCAGCTTATACTGGAACCTCCCCAATGCTTTCTATGTTGAAGGGTACGGACTTGACAAATTTGCTGCTGGATGCTGGGGTTTACGTCCTGTACACAGCAACAAAATTGGTTTGCTTTTAGACCAAGGCATAGAGCCAGAATTACGGCTGCGACACCTACAAGCAGCCGATGCCGCTAGAGCTACCCTAGGGTTAACCTTAACAGATTACGTAATTACCGATGCACCATTAGGAGTAGAATTACGTATGTCGTCTACGGGTGCAAGTTGGGGAACAATCGGCAACCCAGATAGTTTATTGAGAGCAGCTGAGGTATTAATTCAACAAGCGGGAGCGGAGGCGATCGCAGTTGTTGCCCGTTTCCCTGAAGATATGGATGAACAAGCAGTACAAAACTATCGCCACGGTAAAGGTGTTGACCCCCTAGCCGGTGCAGAAGCAGTCATCAGTCATTTAATTGTGCGAACCTTCCACATCCCCTGCGCCCATTCACCCGCCCTAGCAGCTGCACCCCCAGACCCGGATTTATCACCCCGTTCAGCGGCTGAAGAATTAGGTTATACTTTTTTACCAAGCGTCTTGGTTGGACTCAGCCGCGCGCCGCAGTTTATCATTGAGAAGGGATTAGTAGCATCTCGACTGGAAGATATTTGGGTAGACCAAGTTGATGCAGCGATCGCACCTGCAACTGCTTGTGGTAGCAGTGCCTTGTTAAGTTTAAATCAAACCCAGTGTCAAATCATCACAGTAACGGAAAACAGAACTCAAATTCAAGTACCTGCCCACTCATTGGGGATAAAATCTATCAATGTCAACTCATATTTAGAAGCAGTAGGCTTATTAGTCGCAAACAAAGCAGGTGTAAATCCATCTTCCCTTAGTTGTGGACTATCTTCTTTACAAAGGATTAAGGATGAAAGAAGAAGTTTTGTCTTCTGA
- a CDS encoding DUF4351 domain-containing protein — MTRFIHDKFAKDYLEELLKDYGEVKASEKIAGEIKEIDVLFTPAKQQNSNLEILGLLGRFVENPAIIEPFRNPASSDEVCDCILKLLEVKALLRREAKANKTKLQDSEIPRLWILTPTASETKLSSFGTLEKAGWLSGVHFLPEALRTAIVAIHQLPLTPETLWLRLLGRGSVQSQAIVELQALPLNHPYQTTTLELVYNLRENLRVNQEIEADDRELIMRLEPLYQRNREQAKQEGRQEGRQEGEQDLILRLLNRRVGELDPSLVERIKRLSIEQLENLGEALLDFSSISDLETWLDQK, encoded by the coding sequence ATGACACGCTTTATACATGATAAATTTGCCAAGGACTATCTGGAAGAATTATTAAAAGATTACGGAGAAGTTAAGGCATCTGAAAAAATTGCCGGAGAAATTAAAGAAATAGATGTTTTATTTACTCCTGCTAAACAGCAAAATAGTAATTTAGAAATACTGGGCTTGCTAGGAAGATTTGTTGAAAACCCGGCGATAATAGAACCATTCCGCAATCCAGCTTCCAGCGATGAGGTATGTGATTGTATTCTAAAATTATTAGAAGTCAAAGCTTTATTGCGGCGAGAAGCCAAAGCTAATAAAACCAAACTTCAAGACTCAGAAATTCCTAGACTGTGGATTCTAACTCCAACTGCATCTGAAACCAAATTATCTAGCTTCGGAACTTTGGAAAAAGCAGGTTGGTTATCAGGAGTACATTTTCTACCAGAGGCTTTGCGAACAGCAATTGTGGCTATACACCAACTCCCGCTCACACCAGAAACTTTATGGTTGAGGCTGTTGGGTAGAGGAAGTGTACAGTCACAAGCAATTGTTGAGTTGCAAGCGTTACCATTAAATCATCCATACCAAACAACAACACTCGAATTAGTTTACAACTTACGCGAAAATTTGAGAGTAAATCAAGAAATAGAAGCAGATGATCGGGAGTTAATTATGCGACTAGAACCACTGTATCAAAGAAACAGAGAACAAGCCAAACAAGAAGGACGACAAGAAGGACGACAAGAGGGAGAGCAAGACTTAATACTGCGTCTACTTAATCGCCGTGTTGGTGAGCTTGATCCATCATTAGTCGAGCGAATTAAAAGATTATCGATTGAACAATTAGAGAATCTAGGAGAAGCATTGCTAGATTTTTCTAGTATTAGTGATTTAGAAACTTGGCTAGACCAAAAATAA
- a CDS encoding CPBP family intramembrane glutamic endopeptidase, producing the protein MVEQQKQEPEVPLLTRVQVLVAMGTTAIFLWIIAKIWLRFGDFSLFFWRWNSRDFLFGLGLGLIITALSGLAYRFYSPYRKSADYYLELVLKPLALPDIIWLGLLPGLSEELLFRGVMLPALGADMVAVIVSSFCFGVLHLSGAQQWAYVMWATIVGLMLGYGALLTGNLLVPIVAHILTNLISSYLWKMRQQN; encoded by the coding sequence GTGGTTGAACAACAAAAACAAGAACCAGAAGTTCCTCTACTGACGCGCGTCCAAGTTTTGGTAGCGATGGGAACAACTGCAATCTTTTTGTGGATTATCGCCAAAATATGGCTCCGTTTTGGAGATTTTTCTTTATTTTTTTGGCGCTGGAACAGCAGAGATTTCCTCTTCGGCTTAGGGTTGGGGCTAATCATCACAGCCTTGAGTGGTTTAGCTTATCGCTTTTATAGTCCATACCGCAAAAGTGCGGATTATTACCTAGAATTAGTACTCAAACCTTTAGCTCTACCAGACATAATCTGGCTGGGATTGCTACCGGGTTTGAGTGAAGAATTACTATTTCGTGGTGTGATGCTACCAGCTTTAGGAGCAGATATGGTAGCCGTGATTGTCTCCAGTTTTTGCTTCGGCGTCTTACATCTCAGCGGTGCTCAACAATGGGCTTATGTGATGTGGGCAACTATAGTGGGCTTAATGTTGGGCTATGGTGCTCTGTTAACTGGTAATTTGTTGGTGCCAATTGTTGCTCATATTCTGACGAATTTGATTTCTAGTTATTTGTGGAAAATGCGTCAGCAGAATTAA
- the acnB gene encoding bifunctional aconitate hydratase 2/2-methylisocitrate dehydratase has protein sequence MLEKYRQNVVERAQLGIPALPLDAQQTSQLCELLKNPPVGEEDTLLHLLRERIPPGVDEAAYVKAGFLTAIAKEEITSPLVSPIAAVELLGTMVGGYNVQSLIELLQLPTVSLSDSSETPLVMGGQGKEPIAAYAANALSKILLVYDAYHDVLELSKTNPFAKQVVDSWAEAEWFTRKPTVPAAITVTVFKVPGETNTDDLSPAQQATTRPDIPLHALAMLESRQPGSLETIAQLKKKGHPVAYVGDVVGTGSSRKSAINSVLWHMGNDIPFVPNKRAGGYILGSAIAPIFFNTAEDAGALPIECDVTQMETGMVITIHPYKGEITNDAGEIITTFTLKPDTILDEVRAGGRIPLLIGRTLTDKTRQALGLAPSDVFIRPQPPQDTAKGYTLAQKMVGKACGLVGVRPGTACEPIITTVGSQDTTGPMTRDELKELACLGFSADLVLQTFCHTAAYPKPVDIKTHHELPDFFSARGGIALRPGDGIIHSWLNRMLLPDTVGTGGDSHTRFPLGISFPAGSGLVAFAGALGVMPLDMPESVLVRFTGELQPGITLRDVVNAIPYVAIQKGLLTVAKENKKNVFSGRILEIEGLPDLKVEQAFELADATAERSCAGSTIKLSVETICEYLRSNVALLNNMVARDYHDARTILRRVAKMEEWLANPVLLAADADAEYAQIIEIDLNTITEPIVAAPNDPDNVKLLSEVANDPVQEVFVGSCMTNIGHYRATAKVLEGAGAVKTRLWIAPPTRMDEHQLKEEGIYGIFGAAGARTEMPGCSLCMGNQARVADGTTVFSTSTRNFNNRMGKDARVYLGSAELAAVCALLGRIPTVSEYLEIVGQKLNPFADDLYRYLNFDQIAGFADEGRVISLEEIPTGVR, from the coding sequence ATGCTAGAAAAATACCGCCAAAATGTTGTGGAACGCGCTCAACTCGGTATTCCCGCCTTACCATTGGATGCACAGCAAACATCACAATTGTGCGAATTACTGAAGAATCCACCAGTAGGGGAAGAGGATACATTGTTGCATTTATTGCGCGAGCGCATTCCCCCTGGTGTTGATGAAGCGGCTTATGTCAAAGCTGGATTCCTGACGGCGATTGCTAAAGAAGAAATCACCAGCCCTTTAGTTTCCCCCATCGCAGCAGTGGAATTACTGGGAACAATGGTAGGCGGCTACAATGTACAATCCTTAATTGAATTGTTGCAATTACCGACAGTCTCCCTCTCAGACTCTTCTGAAACTCCCTTGGTGATGGGGGGACAAGGTAAAGAACCCATCGCCGCCTACGCTGCTAACGCCCTGAGCAAAATCCTCTTGGTGTATGATGCTTACCATGATGTTTTAGAATTATCTAAAACCAATCCTTTCGCCAAGCAGGTAGTTGATTCCTGGGCAGAAGCTGAATGGTTTACCAGGAAACCAACAGTACCAGCAGCTATCACCGTCACCGTATTTAAAGTTCCTGGCGAAACTAACACCGACGATTTATCGCCAGCGCAACAAGCCACAACCCGCCCGGATATTCCCCTACACGCCTTAGCGATGTTAGAGTCAAGGCAACCGGGAAGCTTAGAAACCATCGCCCAGTTAAAGAAAAAAGGACATCCCGTGGCTTATGTCGGGGATGTAGTGGGTACTGGTTCGTCCCGCAAATCTGCCATCAACTCAGTATTGTGGCATATGGGCAATGATATTCCCTTTGTGCCCAACAAACGCGCTGGGGGTTATATATTAGGTAGTGCGATCGCTCCCATCTTTTTCAACACAGCAGAAGATGCAGGTGCTTTGCCAATTGAGTGTGATGTCACCCAGATGGAAACTGGTATGGTGATTACCATCCATCCTTACAAAGGCGAAATCACAAACGATGCTGGAGAAATTATTACCACCTTCACCCTCAAACCCGATACTATCTTAGATGAAGTCCGCGCCGGGGGACGGATTCCCCTATTAATTGGGCGTACCCTCACCGACAAAACCCGTCAAGCACTCGGTTTAGCACCAAGCGATGTTTTCATCCGTCCCCAACCACCCCAAGATACAGCCAAAGGCTACACCCTAGCGCAAAAAATGGTGGGTAAAGCCTGCGGTTTAGTTGGTGTGCGTCCTGGTACAGCTTGCGAACCCATCATCACTACCGTTGGTTCTCAAGATACCACAGGCCCCATGACCCGCGACGAATTAAAAGAACTCGCTTGTTTAGGTTTTAGTGCAGATTTAGTCCTGCAAACTTTCTGTCATACTGCTGCTTATCCCAAACCAGTAGACATCAAAACTCATCACGAACTACCAGACTTTTTCTCAGCTCGTGGTGGCATCGCCCTGCGTCCTGGAGATGGTATCATTCACTCGTGGTTGAACCGGATGCTACTACCAGATACCGTAGGCACAGGTGGCGACTCTCACACTCGCTTTCCCCTAGGAATTTCTTTCCCCGCAGGTTCGGGTTTAGTAGCTTTTGCTGGGGCGTTGGGTGTCATGCCTTTGGATATGCCAGAATCAGTTTTGGTAAGATTCACAGGGGAATTGCAACCGGGTATAACGTTGCGAGATGTGGTTAACGCCATTCCGTATGTAGCAATCCAAAAAGGTTTATTAACAGTCGCCAAAGAGAACAAGAAAAATGTTTTTTCAGGGCGAATTTTAGAAATTGAAGGCTTACCAGATTTGAAAGTAGAACAAGCCTTTGAACTCGCCGATGCAACTGCAGAAAGGTCTTGTGCAGGTTCAACAATTAAGCTGAGTGTAGAGACAATTTGCGAATATCTCCGCTCTAATGTCGCACTGTTGAATAACATGGTAGCACGGGATTATCATGATGCCCGTACCATTCTCCGTCGCGTCGCCAAAATGGAGGAATGGTTAGCAAATCCTGTGCTATTAGCAGCAGATGCAGATGCAGAGTATGCACAAATCATTGAAATTGATTTAAACACAATCACAGAACCAATTGTCGCGGCTCCCAATGACCCTGATAATGTGAAATTGTTATCAGAAGTCGCTAACGATCCAGTGCAAGAAGTGTTCGTCGGTTCTTGTATGACGAATATCGGTCATTATCGCGCAACAGCGAAAGTTTTGGAAGGTGCGGGTGCTGTGAAAACTCGTTTGTGGATAGCACCTCCAACCCGCATGGATGAACATCAACTCAAAGAAGAAGGTATCTATGGTATTTTTGGGGCTGCTGGCGCGCGAACCGAAATGCCAGGATGTAGTTTGTGTATGGGGAATCAGGCGCGAGTTGCTGATGGTACAACAGTATTTTCTACTTCCACCCGCAACTTCAATAATCGCATGGGCAAAGATGCAAGAGTGTATCTTGGTTCTGCAGAATTAGCTGCAGTTTGTGCGTTGTTGGGACGCATTCCTACGGTATCAGAATATCTGGAGATTGTTGGGCAAAAACTTAATCCTTTTGCTGATGATTTATATCGGTATTTGAATTTCGATCAAATCGCCGGTTTTGCAGATGAAGGACGGGTGATTTCTTTGGAAGAAATACCGACGGGTGTGAGGTAG
- a CDS encoding glycosyltransferase family 4 protein, with protein sequence MKILVLSWEFPPRIVGGIARHVAELYPEVVKLGHEVHLITTEFGQASMYEVVEGVHIHRVPVAAGQDFFHWVVNLNSSMGHHGGKLIMEEGPFDLIHAHDWLVGDAAIALKHNFKIPLIATIHATEYGRYNGIHTDTQGYIHRKEEWLVYNSWRVIVCSEYMRGEVGRALHSPGDKIDVIYNGIRPEKKQHHEDFHAQDFRRRFAEDNEKIVYYVGRMTYEKGVTLLLNAAPKVLWEMGGHVKFVIVGGGNTDNLKRQAWDLGIWHKCYFTGFLSDEYLDKFQTVADCAVFPSLYEPFGIVALESFASRVPVVVSNTGGFPEVVQHTKTGVVTWVNNPDSIAWGILEVLKNPGYRQWLVDNAYEDLQCRFCWTKLAQQTVAVYERVAKERKQVLWF encoded by the coding sequence ATGAAGATACTGGTACTGAGTTGGGAATTCCCGCCGAGGATAGTTGGTGGAATTGCTCGTCATGTGGCGGAGTTGTACCCAGAGGTGGTGAAGCTGGGACATGAAGTCCATTTGATTACAACTGAGTTTGGTCAAGCTTCGATGTATGAGGTGGTGGAGGGAGTCCACATACATCGAGTACCGGTAGCTGCTGGTCAGGACTTTTTCCACTGGGTGGTAAATTTGAATAGCAGCATGGGTCATCACGGTGGAAAGTTGATTATGGAGGAAGGGCCGTTTGATTTAATCCATGCCCATGATTGGTTGGTGGGAGATGCGGCGATCGCTCTCAAGCATAATTTTAAGATACCACTGATTGCCACAATTCACGCTACTGAATACGGGCGTTATAACGGTATTCATACTGATACTCAAGGTTATATTCATCGTAAAGAGGAATGGTTGGTTTACAATTCTTGGCGAGTGATTGTCTGTAGTGAATATATGCGCGGGGAGGTGGGACGGGCGTTACACAGTCCTGGGGATAAAATTGATGTGATTTATAACGGAATTCGCCCGGAAAAGAAACAACACCACGAAGATTTTCACGCGCAGGATTTTCGCCGCCGTTTTGCAGAAGACAATGAAAAAATTGTCTATTATGTGGGGCGGATGACTTATGAAAAGGGTGTGACTTTATTGCTGAATGCTGCGCCCAAGGTGCTTTGGGAAATGGGCGGTCATGTGAAATTTGTGATTGTTGGTGGTGGGAATACTGACAATCTCAAGCGTCAAGCCTGGGATTTGGGTATTTGGCACAAGTGTTATTTTACAGGTTTTCTCTCGGATGAATATTTAGATAAATTCCAAACTGTGGCTGATTGCGCGGTGTTTCCTAGTTTGTATGAACCTTTTGGGATTGTGGCTTTAGAAAGCTTTGCTTCTCGCGTTCCCGTGGTGGTTTCTAATACGGGTGGGTTTCCGGAAGTTGTCCAACACACCAAAACAGGCGTTGTCACTTGGGTAAATAATCCCGACTCTATCGCTTGGGGAATTTTAGAAGTGTTGAAAAACCCCGGTTATCGCCAATGGTTAGTAGATAATGCTTATGAAGATTTACAGTGTCGCTTCTGTTGGACAAAATTAGCGCAACAAACCGTAGCTGTTTATGAGCGAGTTGCGAAAGAGAGGAAGCAAGTCTTGTGGTTTTAA
- a CDS encoding cyanophycinase: MTKAFPKIAKCWKTVTNRLSKIRDYLASYLIVESTPRLAEKTVHLPSSFTGPVLSLGGGGPDVEEAIQWMINQVRGCTNCSTKIDVVVIRAAGDYEYNRVISAMKGVESVQTFVVSNRQEANKAEIVEKVRNAGVIFFAGGDQCKYIRNWKGTKLETAVKTVYARGGGIGGTSAGAMIQSEYVYDACDSSEKGIETRDALADPYRDITFTYNFFKWHYLQGTIVDTHFDRRERMGRIMAFIARQIKEGVASSVLGIAVSESTSLVIDKNGLARVIGRGAVYFVLGDHPPEVCEPRIPLTFSNYKIWKIRSGDTFNLRNRPTSGYYLRNVKRGRIDYNPY, encoded by the coding sequence ATGACAAAGGCATTCCCAAAGATTGCAAAGTGTTGGAAGACTGTAACAAACAGGTTGTCTAAAATCAGAGACTACCTCGCATCCTATCTAATAGTAGAATCAACACCCCGTTTGGCAGAAAAAACTGTTCATCTTCCATCCTCCTTCACTGGCCCTGTTCTCAGCTTAGGTGGCGGTGGCCCTGATGTCGAGGAAGCTATTCAGTGGATGATTAACCAAGTCAGGGGATGTACTAACTGCTCTACTAAAATAGATGTTGTCGTCATTCGCGCGGCTGGTGACTATGAATATAATCGGGTGATTAGCGCCATGAAGGGTGTAGAGTCTGTGCAGACGTTTGTCGTTAGCAACAGACAAGAAGCCAATAAAGCAGAGATTGTGGAAAAGGTGAGAAATGCAGGAGTAATTTTCTTTGCTGGTGGTGATCAGTGTAAATATATCCGCAACTGGAAAGGTACTAAGCTAGAAACTGCTGTGAAGACGGTCTACGCTAGAGGCGGTGGCATTGGTGGTACCAGTGCGGGTGCTATGATCCAAAGCGAATATGTTTATGATGCTTGTGATTCTTCGGAAAAAGGCATTGAAACCAGAGACGCACTTGCAGATCCCTACCGCGATATTACTTTTACTTACAATTTTTTCAAATGGCACTATTTGCAAGGTACAATCGTTGACACGCACTTTGATCGGCGGGAAAGAATGGGAAGAATTATGGCTTTCATCGCCCGTCAAATTAAAGAAGGTGTTGCTAGTAGTGTTTTAGGCATCGCCGTTAGCGAAAGTACTTCCTTGGTGATTGATAAAAATGGTTTGGCGAGGGTGATTGGTAGAGGTGCTGTATACTTCGTACTGGGTGATCATCCTCCCGAAGTTTGCGAACCCCGCATTCCTTTGACTTTTTCTAACTACAAAATTTGGAAAATTCGCAGTGGCGATACTTTCAATCTGCGAAATCGACCAACATCAGGATACTATCTCAGAAATGTGAAGCGGGGAAGGATTGATTACAATCCCTATTGA
- a CDS encoding PP2C family protein-serine/threonine phosphatase → MPVSQLPSQPTDSNNSAATDVTPVVALKELVARLHREQNKIQDLLSSLGFALRSFNNLNQFLELIPLMATRVTDADGSALFLYKPNGQVRLEQLHWQDSRQRKNIRKALETASSQITLVPNTAPLATATGILDAQMHRHLGPDVQIFGTAIRVKHTERGWLYVLSRDPEYSWTETRQKLVRLVADQTAVAIDNDELAVELRKKERLDQELEIGAEIQRRLLPRQCPTIPGAVLAARCKQANRVGGDYYDFFLTNHNQIQPHNKGAVEQGPLGLVIGDVMGKGVPAGLIMTMMRGMLRGEILHGNSPSRILQNLNRVMYADLENSHRFVTLFYSEYNPDTKILSYSNAAHNPPLWWHAATKTVSRLDTLGMLIGLDVNSQYEDAQAQLEPGDTVIYYTDGLTDAAAASGDRFDEENFVTSFNTACKYCNGPQEIVDYLFDQVQQFIGADRHNTDDMTLVVLQIQ, encoded by the coding sequence GTGCCTGTGTCTCAACTGCCCTCTCAACCCACCGACAGTAATAATAGTGCGGCGACCGATGTCACTCCTGTCGTGGCACTCAAGGAACTCGTGGCAAGGCTGCACCGAGAACAGAACAAAATTCAAGATTTGCTCAGTTCTCTCGGATTTGCCCTCAGAAGCTTTAATAATTTAAATCAATTTTTAGAGCTGATACCGCTGATGGCGACGAGAGTCACAGACGCGGATGGTAGTGCTTTATTTCTCTACAAACCCAATGGTCAAGTTAGGTTAGAGCAGCTACATTGGCAAGATAGTCGCCAGCGCAAGAATATCCGCAAAGCATTAGAAACCGCTAGCAGTCAAATTACACTTGTGCCCAATACCGCTCCTTTAGCAACCGCTACGGGGATTTTGGACGCGCAGATGCACAGACACTTGGGCCCTGATGTGCAAATTTTCGGTACGGCTATTCGAGTCAAGCACACAGAAAGAGGGTGGCTGTATGTTTTGAGCCGCGACCCTGAATATAGTTGGACAGAAACCAGACAGAAATTAGTCCGGCTAGTGGCAGACCAAACGGCAGTAGCGATCGATAATGATGAATTAGCAGTAGAGTTACGGAAAAAAGAACGTTTAGATCAAGAATTAGAAATTGGCGCCGAAATTCAGAGGCGACTCCTACCGCGTCAATGTCCCACTATTCCTGGTGCAGTTTTGGCTGCGCGTTGTAAGCAAGCTAATCGTGTTGGCGGCGACTATTATGATTTTTTCCTCACCAACCACAATCAGATTCAGCCACACAACAAAGGTGCTGTGGAACAAGGCCCTTTGGGTTTGGTGATTGGGGACGTGATGGGTAAGGGTGTCCCCGCTGGATTGATTATGACGATGATGCGCGGAATGCTGCGAGGTGAGATATTACATGGTAATTCTCCGTCGAGAATTCTACAGAATTTAAATCGAGTGATGTATGCAGATTTGGAAAATTCCCACCGTTTTGTGACGCTGTTTTATTCAGAATATAATCCTGATACAAAAATTTTATCTTATAGCAATGCTGCTCATAATCCGCCTTTGTGGTGGCACGCAGCGACAAAAACTGTGAGTAGGTTGGATACTTTGGGAATGTTAATTGGCTTGGATGTTAATAGCCAATATGAGGACGCCCAAGCTCAACTAGAGCCTGGGGATACAGTTATTTATTATACAGATGGTTTAACTGATGCGGCGGCGGCTAGTGGCGATCGCTTTGATGAAGAAAATTTTGTGACTTCTTTCAATACAGCCTGCAAATATTGTAACGGCCCACAAGAGATTGTAGATTACCTGTTTGACCAAGTTCAGCAATTTATCGGTGCTGATCGACACAATACTGATGATATGACACTAGTCGTTTTGCAAATTCAATAG